Proteins encoded together in one Macadamia integrifolia cultivar HAES 741 chromosome 8, SCU_Mint_v3, whole genome shotgun sequence window:
- the LOC122085932 gene encoding UPF0187 protein At3g61320, chloroplastic-like gives MKESTTPLPSSANLPSIQKFLCNSRLIYRSPFSFKPMHQPFKVTCSQSSDSPSTQTSNLISTLRAIPDWADGLKERGMRKKRSLYNHEEWLQHRSSLRHVRHLLSSLSSRVILSLIPPVGFFTSVAAIVATYNSAISLHWLPEFFPLLRASSLPYQLTAPALALLLVFRTEASYARFEEGRKAWIKVISGADEFARQVMANVDSSTNVALRKALLQYIIAFPVALKCHVVYGSDIRRDLKDLMKEDDLAVLLSSKHHPRCLIEFISQSIRLLVLEDSKRAALESKISCFHDGIGVCEELMGIPIPLSYTRLTSRFLVLWHLTLPIILWDECNWIVVPATFVSAASLFCIEEVGVLIEEPFPMLALDDLCKLVHDRIREAISIEHLIQGQLLAKKKCHSSEHLTNGRPTS, from the exons ATGAAAGAATCAACGACCCCCCTCCCTTCTTCCGCCAATTTACCATCAATTCAAAAATTCCTCTGCAATTCAAGACTCATCTATCGGTCCCCTTTTTCCTTCAAACCCATGCACCAACCCTTCAAGGTTACATGTTCTCAGTCTTCAGATTCTCCATCCACTCAAACCTCCAATTTGATTTCAACTCTTCGTGCGATTCCCGACTGGGCTGACGGCTTAAAGGAGAGAGGAATGCGGAAGAAACGATCTCTATATAACCACGAGGAGTGGCTTCAACATCGAAGCTCTCTCCGTCACGTTCGTCACCTCTTATCAAGTCTCTCTTCTCGGGTGATTCTTTCCTTGATCCCTCCCGTGGGTTTCTTCACATCTGTTGCTGCCATTGTCGCGACCTATAACTCGGCAATTTCATTGCATTGGTTGCCTGAGTTCTTCCCCTTGTTGAGGGCATCTTCACTGCCGTACCAGTTGACAGCGCCGGCTCTGGCGCTTTTGCTTGTTTTCAGAACAGAAGCATCGTATGCGAGGtttgaagaaggaaggaaagcaTGGATTAAGGTGATTTCTGGTGCGGATGAGTTTGCTCGCCAGGTGATGGCCAATGTGGATAGTTCGACTAATGTGGCGCTGAGGAAGGCGTTGTTGCAGTATATCATAGCGTTTCCTGTTGCACTTAAG TGTCACGTGGTTTATGGCTCAGATATCAGGAGAGATTTGAAAGATCTCATGAAAGAAGATGATCTAGCAGTCCTTCTCAGCTCAAAGCACCACCCTCGTTGCCTTATTGAGTTCATATCTCAAAGCATTCGTTTGTTAGTCTTGGAGGATTCAAAGCGTGCTGCATTG GAGTCAAAAATCTCTTGTTTCCATGATGGCATTGGCGTTTGCGAAGAGCTTATGGGAATACCAATTCCTCTTTCATACACTCGTTTAACCTCAAGGTTCCTGGTCCTCTGGCATCTCACTCTTCCTATCATACTTTGGGATGAGTGCAACTGGATTGTTGTTCCAGCTACTTTTGTCAGTGCTGCCTCTTTGTTCTGCATTGAAGAA GTTGGTGTTCTCATAGAGGAGCCCTTTCCGATGCTTGCTCTTGATGACCTGTGCAAGCTGGTTCATGACCGCATTCGAGAAGCAATTTCCATTGAGCATTTGATTCAAGGTCAGCTTCTCGCAAAGAAAAAATGCCACTCTAGTGAGCACTTGACAAACGGTCGGCCCACCTCCTGA